One window of Steroidobacteraceae bacterium genomic DNA carries:
- a CDS encoding HlyD family efflux transporter periplasmic adaptor subunit, whose protein sequence is MKITNLRPLDAATQADASPGSGESIRDTSRQDVRLNARPGVDRRVIIGLVGGALALILVFTFLIRGWLATEYTVSRDRLRIVTVNEGPFVRDVSGQGTVVAAVSPTLYAVAAGNISYQVRAGDSVTAGQTVALLASPTLESEYQRERATLESLDTALQRQAIEIRRQKLATKEAADLANVQIRAAERELQRAQSAWEKGAISERELRTAEDNRASAKLAYDHAMQTSGLEQESLDLDLRTRRLERERQGILVANLKRRVDELNVRSPVDGMVANLAAAEKTNVTENAPLLTVVDLSVFELEFQIADVYARDVKPGMDAEIALDGENYRGLVTAISPEVRSGQVTGRVKFAQHQPQGLRQSQRGSVRIVIDQRANAVKFERSSDILSSTKAVYVVHGDKAVLTPVELGAASVGEIEVIKGVAPGEQVVISGAGDTKEIPEFHIGG, encoded by the coding sequence ATGAAAATCACGAATCTGCGCCCGCTTGACGCCGCCACCCAGGCGGACGCATCACCGGGATCCGGCGAGAGCATTCGCGATACCAGCCGGCAGGATGTCAGGCTGAATGCCAGGCCGGGCGTCGATCGCCGGGTCATCATCGGCCTTGTCGGTGGCGCACTGGCATTGATCCTGGTGTTCACCTTCCTGATTCGCGGCTGGTTAGCCACTGAATACACGGTATCGCGTGACCGCCTGCGCATAGTCACCGTCAACGAGGGACCATTCGTCCGCGATGTGTCGGGCCAGGGCACTGTCGTTGCCGCCGTCAGCCCGACGCTCTACGCGGTCGCCGCGGGAAACATCAGCTACCAGGTCCGGGCCGGCGACAGCGTGACGGCCGGCCAAACAGTCGCGTTGCTCGCCAGCCCAACGCTCGAGAGCGAATACCAGCGCGAGCGCGCGACGCTCGAGAGCCTCGACACGGCGCTGCAACGCCAGGCGATAGAGATCCGCCGCCAGAAACTCGCGACCAAGGAAGCCGCCGACCTCGCGAATGTGCAGATTCGCGCCGCCGAGCGCGAATTGCAACGCGCGCAATCCGCCTGGGAAAAGGGTGCGATTTCCGAGCGCGAACTGAGAACAGCCGAGGACAATCGCGCTTCTGCGAAACTCGCCTACGACCACGCAATGCAGACTTCGGGACTTGAACAGGAGAGCCTCGATCTCGATCTTCGCACCCGACGGCTCGAACGCGAACGCCAGGGCATCCTGGTCGCAAACCTGAAGCGACGTGTGGATGAGCTCAACGTGCGCTCGCCGGTCGATGGCATGGTTGCGAATCTGGCTGCGGCCGAGAAAACCAATGTGACGGAAAATGCACCGCTCCTCACGGTCGTTGACCTGTCGGTCTTCGAACTCGAATTCCAGATCGCCGATGTCTATGCGCGAGACGTCAAACCCGGCATGGACGCGGAGATTGCGCTCGACGGCGAGAATTACCGCGGACTGGTTACGGCGATATCGCCCGAGGTGCGCTCTGGCCAGGTCACCGGTCGCGTCAAGTTCGCGCAGCACCAGCCGCAGGGATTGCGCCAGAGCCAGCGAGGCTCCGTGCGGATCGTGATCGACCAGCGCGCCAATGCGGTCAAGTTCGAGAGAAGCTCGGACATACTGTCATCGACCAAAGCTGTTTACGTCGTGCACGGCGACAAGGCCGTGCTCACACCCGTAGAGCTCGGCGCAGCCTCGGTCGGTGAAATCGAAGTCATCAAGGGCGTTGCACCGGGCGAGCAGGTAGTCATCTCCGGTGCCGGCGATACCAAAGAAATTCCGGAATTTCACATTGGCGGCTGA
- a CDS encoding SRPBCC family protein, which translates to MGTRNRSNMISITRLYDAPLQAVWSAWTNPQEVAQWWGPRGFTLTTHSHDLRTGGHWHYTMHGPDGTDYENTTQYLEVAPLQRMVYDHGGHKDRPPLFRVTALFTERSGRTQLDMSMALATPEAADATRAHIKKAGGEATWDRLAEYLVKQLAGQEQFFMTRTFDADIGRVYEMWSDPEHLAKWTPPTGATMTYLRADPRVGGSSFYAMTFTNGLTIHGLVQYIALEPPDRLVYTQQFCDENERIVRAPFFKNWPETMLTTIELVAEGPDRTRVTVRWEPQHADAAAIAEFVKQRGSMSMGWTGSLDKLDVILGASSS; encoded by the coding sequence GTGGGCACAAGAAATAGATCGAACATGATATCCATCACGCGACTCTATGACGCACCGCTTCAGGCGGTCTGGTCGGCGTGGACGAATCCGCAAGAAGTGGCGCAGTGGTGGGGTCCGCGCGGATTTACGCTCACCACCCATAGCCACGATCTGCGTACCGGCGGACATTGGCACTACACCATGCATGGACCGGACGGGACCGATTACGAGAACACGACGCAGTACCTGGAGGTCGCTCCGCTGCAACGCATGGTCTACGACCATGGTGGCCACAAGGATCGACCGCCACTGTTTCGCGTCACAGCGCTGTTCACCGAGCGTAGTGGCCGAACGCAGCTCGACATGAGCATGGCCTTGGCAACGCCTGAGGCCGCCGACGCGACGCGCGCCCATATAAAGAAGGCTGGCGGCGAAGCGACCTGGGACCGGCTGGCCGAATATCTGGTCAAGCAGCTCGCGGGACAAGAACAGTTCTTCATGACCCGCACGTTTGATGCGGATATCGGGCGCGTATATGAAATGTGGAGCGACCCTGAACACCTCGCCAAATGGACACCGCCCACAGGTGCCACAATGACGTATCTGCGGGCAGATCCGCGTGTTGGTGGTTCGTCGTTCTATGCGATGACTTTCACGAATGGGCTGACGATCCACGGTCTCGTCCAATACATTGCGCTCGAACCGCCCGATAGACTGGTTTACACGCAACAGTTCTGCGACGAAAACGAGCGTATCGTGCGCGCGCCATTTTTCAAGAATTGGCCGGAGACAATGCTGACCACCATCGAGCTCGTTGCCGAGGGACCGGATCGAACACGGGTCACCGTACGCTGGGAGCCGCAGCACGCTGATGCCGCCGCTATTGCCGAGTTTGTCAAACAACGCGGCAGTATGAGCATGGGTTGGACCGGCAGCCTCGACAAGCTCGATGTGATTCTCGGCGCAAGCTCGAGCTAG
- a CDS encoding ATP-binding protein, protein MIQDPRTSPSLAGRMGAIVMLTAALVAAAAVLLDAWLDAPVLAGASAFLLIVPLALWVTNRMLRRWSRGIRAIADGIGSLRDGDFSVSVTPTATGEIGELTSQYNALGDSLRRERLNIYQRELLLDTVVQTTPLALVLTNASEQIVFSNIAARQLFGAGRKIEGLRFSEIMRSAPSSMREAVAGGVDTLITVSVGAETEIYHISHRPFSLNSQPHRLLLFKRLTREMAAQEVAIWKKVIRVIGHELNNSLAPITSLAHSGRELIAMPEPGRLARVFETIEERASHLANFIEGYARFAKLPRPRPAAIAWRSLLEGLGNSMPFRILEPLPERPVSVDAAQIEQVLINLVKNAIESGSPPDEVTLRVSEHTEGFVIEVSDRGSGLKEDVLRDALLPFYSTKSRGTGLGLTLCREIIDAHGGRLAIANRDGGGARVSVWLPAPEESVAGEQTVAD, encoded by the coding sequence ATGATTCAAGACCCTCGCACCAGTCCTTCGCTCGCCGGCCGCATGGGGGCGATCGTAATGCTGACAGCCGCGTTGGTGGCTGCCGCAGCAGTACTGCTCGATGCGTGGCTTGACGCGCCCGTGCTCGCCGGTGCCAGCGCTTTCCTTTTGATAGTTCCGCTTGCGCTCTGGGTGACGAATCGCATGTTGCGTCGCTGGAGTCGCGGCATTCGCGCCATCGCGGACGGTATCGGCAGCCTGCGGGACGGCGACTTCAGCGTCAGCGTGACACCGACGGCTACAGGCGAGATAGGCGAACTCACATCACAGTACAACGCCCTGGGCGATAGCCTCCGCCGCGAACGGCTCAATATCTACCAGCGCGAACTACTGCTCGATACAGTTGTACAGACGACACCGCTTGCGCTCGTACTGACCAATGCGAGCGAGCAGATCGTTTTCAGCAACATCGCAGCGCGACAGCTGTTCGGCGCAGGCAGGAAAATCGAAGGCCTGCGCTTCAGCGAGATCATGCGATCAGCGCCATCTTCGATGCGCGAAGCCGTTGCGGGCGGCGTGGATACACTGATCACAGTTTCCGTAGGCGCCGAGACAGAGATTTACCATATCAGTCATCGGCCATTCTCCCTGAACAGCCAGCCGCACCGACTATTGTTGTTCAAACGGCTGACGCGCGAGATGGCAGCGCAGGAAGTCGCGATCTGGAAGAAGGTCATCCGCGTAATCGGGCACGAACTCAACAATTCGCTCGCACCTATCACATCGCTTGCGCACTCCGGACGTGAACTGATTGCCATGCCGGAGCCTGGAAGACTGGCGCGCGTGTTCGAGACGATCGAGGAGCGGGCTTCGCATCTTGCCAATTTCATCGAGGGTTATGCACGCTTCGCAAAATTGCCGCGGCCGCGGCCGGCGGCCATAGCCTGGCGTAGTCTGCTCGAGGGACTCGGCAATAGCATGCCGTTCCGTATCCTCGAACCATTGCCGGAACGACCGGTGAGTGTCGATGCCGCGCAGATCGAGCAGGTTCTCATCAATCTCGTGAAGAATGCCATCGAGTCCGGCTCGCCGCCTGATGAGGTGACTCTCCGGGTCAGCGAGCATACGGAAGGCTTCGTCATCGAGGTGTCGGATCGCGGCAGCGGACTCAAGGAGGATGTGCTGCGCGACGCGCTTCTACCCTTCTATTCCACGAAATCCAGGGGAACGGGTCTCGGCCTGACGCTCTGCCGTGAGATCATAGATGCCCACGGCGGACGATTGGCAATTGCCAATCGTGATGGCGGCGGTGCGCGGGTCTCGGTATGGCTGCCCGCGCCGGAGGAGTCGGTCGCGGGCGAACAGACCGTTGCGGACTAG
- a CDS encoding metalloregulator ArsR/SmtB family transcription factor, translating to MPNRLDRTFAALADPTRRAILARLAAGEATVSELARPFLADMSLPAVTKHLQVLERAGLVSKGRKAQWRPCRLNSEPLREAVDWMEHHRVAWEEQLDRLGAYLKSQQKGARRGHKK from the coding sequence ATGCCGAATCGACTCGATCGGACTTTCGCTGCGCTCGCTGATCCCACCCGCCGCGCGATACTCGCGCGGCTAGCGGCGGGCGAAGCAACAGTGTCGGAACTGGCTAGGCCGTTTCTCGCCGACATGAGCCTGCCTGCAGTTACCAAGCACCTGCAGGTTCTGGAGCGGGCGGGGCTCGTCAGCAAGGGGCGCAAAGCGCAATGGCGACCCTGCCGCCTCAATAGCGAACCACTGCGCGAAGCCGTCGATTGGATGGAGCATCATCGCGTCGCCTGGGAGGAGCAGCTCGACAGGCTGGGCGCGTACCTCAAGTCGCAACAAAAAGGAGCCCGTCGTGGGCACAAGAAATAG
- a CDS encoding sigma-54 dependent transcriptional regulator, giving the protein MAAADTRISSSPTGKPLAQNGTFDLAEHTVLVIDDSEAVRTALDILLSMQGARVVSAPNASAGLDALARDPVDLVIQDMNFRREATSGEEGIALFRRIRSQHPQLPIILLTAWTHLETAVELVKAGASDYLAKPWDNTRLLTTVRNLLELEATRAENRAIRHRRATTRAQLAERFDLRGLVYESEAMHALAATAARIAHADVPVLITGPNGAGKEVMADIVQANSAVKSGPYVKVNVGALPDTLMEAELFGTEAGAFTGAKARIGRFEAADGGTIFLDELGNLSAQGQAKLLRVLQTGEYERLGSNSTRRTQVRIIAATNAALPQLIKDGRFREDLLYRLNVIELDVPPLSGRPEDILPLAQHFLEPGFNLAADAQRALTRYRWPGNVRELKNVIHRACLLAADPSISAAGLALPSAIDPGDGSDIDRRSIEQALSQSNGVIARAARDLGLSRQALYRRMEKLGLKTAATPDDGPQTR; this is encoded by the coding sequence ATGGCGGCCGCCGACACCCGGATCAGTTCCTCGCCGACGGGGAAACCGCTGGCACAGAACGGCACATTCGACCTGGCGGAGCACACGGTACTCGTTATCGACGACAGCGAAGCCGTGCGCACCGCGCTCGACATTCTCCTGTCCATGCAGGGCGCCAGAGTGGTGAGCGCGCCTAACGCGTCGGCGGGACTCGATGCGCTTGCGCGTGATCCCGTGGATCTGGTCATTCAGGACATGAACTTTCGCCGCGAGGCAACCTCTGGCGAAGAGGGGATCGCCCTCTTTCGCCGGATTCGCTCGCAGCACCCGCAGCTACCGATCATTCTTCTGACGGCCTGGACACACCTTGAAACAGCCGTCGAACTTGTGAAGGCTGGCGCCTCGGATTATCTGGCGAAGCCCTGGGACAATACGCGCCTCCTGACCACCGTACGCAATTTGCTCGAACTCGAAGCGACGCGTGCCGAAAATCGAGCCATACGCCACCGGCGCGCGACCACCCGCGCCCAGCTCGCGGAGCGATTTGACCTGCGTGGCCTCGTGTATGAAAGCGAGGCGATGCACGCGCTCGCCGCGACCGCCGCGCGCATTGCCCATGCGGATGTGCCTGTGCTCATTACGGGCCCGAACGGCGCCGGCAAGGAGGTGATGGCCGACATCGTCCAGGCCAACTCAGCGGTCAAATCCGGCCCCTACGTCAAGGTCAATGTCGGCGCACTACCCGATACGCTGATGGAAGCAGAGTTGTTCGGCACGGAAGCGGGCGCCTTCACGGGTGCAAAGGCGCGTATAGGCCGTTTCGAGGCAGCCGATGGCGGCACGATTTTTCTCGATGAGCTCGGCAATCTTTCAGCGCAGGGCCAGGCAAAGCTGCTTCGCGTCCTGCAAACTGGCGAATACGAACGTCTTGGGTCGAATTCCACCCGCCGGACTCAAGTTCGAATCATCGCCGCGACCAACGCCGCGCTGCCCCAACTCATCAAGGACGGGCGGTTCCGCGAAGACCTGCTCTATCGACTCAACGTCATCGAACTCGATGTGCCGCCGCTGTCTGGTCGCCCGGAGGACATCCTGCCGCTCGCGCAGCACTTCCTCGAGCCTGGCTTCAACCTTGCCGCGGACGCACAGCGCGCACTCACACGCTATCGCTGGCCAGGAAACGTTCGCGAACTGAAAAACGTCATCCACCGCGCCTGTCTGCTTGCCGCTGATCCGTCGATTTCCGCGGCTGGGCTCGCGCTGCCCTCGGCGATCGATCCAGGCGATGGGTCGGATATCGATCGTCGGTCGATCGAGCAGGCGCTGTCGCAGTCGAATGGAGTCATCGCCCGCGCCGCCCGCGACCTGGGCCTGTCGCGGCAAGCGCTGTACCGCCGGATGGAGAAACTTGGGCTGAAGACGGCAGCCACACCCGATGATGGGCCGCAAACCCGCTGA
- a CDS encoding ABC transporter permease gives MFGYYLELALRSLRRSPGLTALMIGAIALGIAVCVLTLTMYRAMSGNPIWWKNDVLYAVTMDFWDPQQANRIKKPELPPEQLTYRDAVAVYRSDIPTRKVIMHKAIGVLSVDGAHVKPERTLTRVTTRDFFAMFDVPFQYGGTWGGDADFAPEPVAVISREMNDKLFGGINSVGRRIRWNDDEFRIVGVRDRWLPLPTFYDLNNGNLADPEDVYIPFGWNSVLELQSAGNTNGWKAEEINNYQDFLSSENTWIQMWVELPTEAARERFQTFLDNYAMEQKKSGRYQRKLNNRLTRPDQWLIDNDVVSNDDRVLVGLAFAFLAVCLLNTVGLLLAKFLNNAPLTGVRRALGASRRQIFLQHLVEVGVISTIGALLGLVLGGVLLAGLRALYTTDPSNLGGTQALAHVDLTSVVTALALALFATIAAGLYPAWRIGRIPPATYLKAQ, from the coding sequence ATGTTCGGCTATTACCTCGAACTGGCGCTGCGAAGCCTCCGGCGCAGCCCCGGACTCACGGCGCTCATGATCGGTGCGATCGCGCTCGGAATAGCGGTCTGCGTGCTTACTCTGACGATGTACCGAGCGATGTCCGGCAATCCGATCTGGTGGAAGAACGACGTGCTTTATGCGGTCACGATGGATTTTTGGGATCCGCAACAAGCCAATCGGATCAAGAAGCCGGAGTTGCCGCCCGAGCAGCTCACCTACCGCGATGCCGTGGCGGTGTACCGCTCGGACATACCGACGCGCAAGGTGATCATGCACAAGGCCATCGGTGTCCTGTCGGTCGATGGCGCACACGTCAAGCCGGAGCGTACCTTGACCCGGGTGACGACCAGGGATTTCTTCGCCATGTTCGACGTGCCATTCCAATACGGTGGCACCTGGGGTGGCGATGCGGATTTTGCTCCGGAACCCGTCGCCGTCATTTCCCGCGAGATGAATGACAAGCTCTTTGGCGGTATCAACAGCGTCGGCCGGCGTATTCGCTGGAACGACGATGAGTTTCGCATCGTCGGTGTGCGGGACAGGTGGCTGCCGCTGCCAACTTTCTACGATCTCAACAATGGCAATCTGGCGGATCCCGAGGATGTCTACATTCCGTTCGGCTGGAATTCCGTACTCGAACTGCAAAGCGCAGGCAATACCAACGGATGGAAAGCCGAGGAGATCAACAACTACCAGGATTTTCTCAGTTCGGAGAATACCTGGATCCAGATGTGGGTCGAATTGCCGACCGAGGCCGCGCGGGAGCGCTTTCAGACCTTTCTCGACAACTATGCGATGGAGCAGAAGAAAAGCGGACGTTACCAGCGCAAGCTGAACAACCGCTTGACGCGCCCTGACCAGTGGCTCATCGACAATGATGTGGTCAGCAACGACGATCGCGTCCTCGTAGGACTCGCTTTCGCGTTCCTTGCCGTTTGTCTTCTGAATACGGTCGGCCTGTTGCTCGCCAAATTCCTGAACAATGCTCCACTCACCGGTGTCCGGCGCGCGCTCGGCGCGAGCCGCAGACAAATATTCCTGCAACACCTGGTGGAGGTCGGCGTCATCTCGACGATAGGCGCGCTGCTCGGACTTGTGTTGGGTGGCGTGCTCCTCGCCGGATTGCGCGCACTCTACACCACCGATCCGTCCAATCTCGGCGGCACCCAGGCGCTCGCGCATGTGGACCTGACAAGCGTCGTCACGGCACTCGCCCTGGCATTGTTCGCAACGATCGCGGCGGGACTCTACCCTGCATGGCGTATCGGCCGCATCCCTCCAGCTACTTATTTGAAGGCACAGTGA
- a CDS encoding FtsX-like permease family protein, with the protein MTAWNIRPIASALWRNRTGAILVAFQIAIGLAVLVNAVYVVKQRVDKITRPTGMDTANIIWVASAGFARDFDYDASWRGDLASLRGIPGVMTASLMSNIPLSGGGSSNGFQSRPGEVGPRESVPGNNYDVDEQAVKALGLTIAAGRNFDASEILPPSKTFEFASQAIVTKAFAKELFPNDDNFVGKTFYDSLSKPIVIVGVIEHMQGAWVEWDKLENVVFFPRIKDGPNAIYVVRAEPGRRDAVMREIETRLGDSNPGRVLRWVKPFDYFVNQSYLDDRNMSIFLVSVTVALLAITALGIFGLATFNVSTRIRQIGTRRAVGARRMDIVRHFMVENWMVTTTGVVAGCGAALGIGYWISTRYELPRLDLYYLVGGVLLIWSIGLGAALQPARRASGISPAVASRTV; encoded by the coding sequence ATGACAGCCTGGAACATCCGCCCCATCGCGAGCGCCTTGTGGCGCAATAGAACCGGCGCAATTCTGGTCGCGTTCCAGATCGCTATCGGACTCGCCGTACTGGTCAACGCCGTCTATGTGGTGAAGCAGCGCGTCGACAAAATCACCCGTCCTACTGGCATGGACACCGCCAACATCATCTGGGTAGCCAGCGCGGGTTTTGCGAGGGATTTCGACTACGACGCGAGCTGGCGCGGTGATCTGGCGTCACTACGGGGCATCCCCGGGGTCATGACGGCGAGTCTCATGAGCAACATTCCCCTGTCCGGGGGCGGCAGCTCTAATGGCTTTCAATCGCGCCCCGGTGAAGTGGGACCGAGGGAGTCGGTACCGGGCAACAACTACGACGTGGATGAGCAGGCCGTCAAGGCCCTCGGTCTGACAATCGCTGCGGGCCGGAATTTCGATGCGAGCGAGATCCTCCCGCCATCGAAAACCTTCGAATTCGCCTCGCAGGCGATTGTCACCAAAGCGTTCGCAAAGGAATTGTTCCCGAACGACGACAATTTCGTAGGCAAGACTTTCTACGACAGCCTCAGCAAGCCGATTGTCATTGTCGGCGTAATCGAGCACATGCAGGGCGCGTGGGTTGAGTGGGACAAACTCGAGAATGTCGTATTCTTCCCTCGTATCAAAGACGGGCCTAATGCCATCTATGTCGTGCGCGCCGAGCCTGGTCGACGCGACGCCGTGATGCGCGAAATCGAAACCCGCCTCGGCGACTCGAATCCGGGGCGCGTGTTGCGATGGGTGAAACCATTCGACTATTTCGTCAACCAGTCCTACCTGGACGACAGAAACATGTCGATTTTCCTCGTGAGCGTGACAGTAGCGCTCCTGGCCATCACCGCGCTTGGTATCTTCGGCCTCGCGACATTCAATGTTTCGACCCGCATACGACAGATCGGAACGCGCCGTGCGGTGGGCGCCCGCCGCATGGACATCGTGCGGCACTTCATGGTCGAGAACTGGATGGTAACCACCACGGGTGTCGTCGCCGGCTGCGGTGCAGCCCTTGGCATCGGGTACTGGATCTCGACCCGGTATGAACTGCCGCGCCTCGACCTCTACTACCTGGTGGGCGGTGTGCTGCTCATCTGGTCGATCGGCCTGGGCGCTGCCCTGCAGCCGGCACGGCGCGCTTCGGGCATTTCGCCGGCTGTCGCGAGCAGAACGGTCTAG
- a CDS encoding ABC transporter ATP-binding protein: protein MLEMQGISKIYRTDLIETHALRDFSLTVEDGEFVAVTGPSGSGKTTFMNVAGLLETFDTGTYRLDGDDVSRLSDERRSRLRNEKIGFIFQSFNLIPDLDIFDNVDVPLRYRGFTKKDREQRIKSALDVVGLSSRMHHMPSQLSGGQQQRAAIARALAGDPRFLLADEPTGNVDSLMARQVMDLLEQINEMGTTIIMVTHDPELARRAYRNVHIVDGQISDLKPYESHDSVIMKPAPGAGTAVAQP, encoded by the coding sequence ATGCTAGAAATGCAAGGCATCAGCAAGATCTACCGCACCGACCTGATCGAAACCCATGCGCTGCGGGATTTTTCGCTGACGGTCGAGGATGGCGAGTTCGTTGCAGTTACCGGCCCATCGGGTTCTGGCAAGACCACATTCATGAATGTCGCAGGCCTTCTCGAGACTTTCGATACCGGCACTTACCGGCTCGACGGCGATGACGTGAGTCGACTCTCTGACGAACGTCGATCGCGCCTCAGGAACGAAAAGATCGGATTCATCTTCCAGAGCTTCAACCTGATTCCGGATCTCGATATTTTCGACAATGTCGACGTGCCATTGCGCTACCGCGGATTCACGAAGAAAGACCGCGAACAGAGAATCAAAAGTGCTCTCGATGTGGTTGGGCTCAGCTCGCGCATGCACCACATGCCTTCGCAGCTCTCGGGCGGCCAACAGCAGCGCGCCGCGATTGCCCGCGCACTCGCCGGCGACCCCCGTTTCCTGCTGGCGGATGAGCCCACAGGGAATGTCGATTCACTGATGGCGCGGCAAGTCATGGATCTTCTCGAGCAAATCAACGAAATGGGTACGACCATCATCATGGTGACTCACGACCCGGAGCTCGCGCGGCGTGCCTACCGCAATGTGCATATCGTCGATGGCCAGATTTCGGACCTGAAGCCCTACGAATCGCACGACAGTGTGATCATGAAGCCGGCGCCCGGTGCGGGTACTGCCGTGGCGCAACCCTGA
- a CDS encoding TonB-dependent receptor plug domain-containing protein, with product MQLAAQTDPDGGSGARQIYTAADFSRYAPKNAYDMLVQVPGFSIRDNEELRGLGQATGNVLFNGKRPSNKTDDMFTQLSRIPADTVLRIEIVDGASLELPGLSGQVANIVYRAGNFSGQYSWRPEFRAHYTDTLLTRASVSASGRRDDFQYELALTNDNGRRSGAGGPTLIFDRAGTIVETRRDIWNTHYDEPKLSANLTWGGADERIGHLSGHYQRIFDRYDEDGQRFGVIPPDQLRAVREINDSWNYEIGSDYQFPLGSGSLKLIGLRRFGREPFSQEIITRYSDASPATGDRFAQTGELAETIARSEYQWHMLAGDWQLSSEAAFNSLENAGALFKLDPSGNFVELPFADGSGSVKEDRYETLISVGHNITPHFLFQLTAGAERSTITQTGINGITRTFFRPKGSVTLAWTPTADFDASLKIRRRVLQLDFYDFLARAFLNDNNNNAGNNELRPQQDWSFEAEINKKLGGWGSSKLFLVYRAVEDRVDIVPLASGEGVGNIARSHGEAIRLTSTFNLDPMGLKGVKFDTDILFQGSGLRDPFNGQTRQWSGFRDKYFDVALRHDVPGSNWAWGAAASYAHDQPQYRSNQVDEVWEGPWFASIYAENKSMFGLTVRAMVDNLLGARSRRYRVVYSDLRGLSPVDFVEDRNRLIGPIFSLSVRGTF from the coding sequence GTGCAACTGGCAGCGCAGACCGATCCAGACGGCGGCTCAGGTGCGCGGCAGATCTATACAGCAGCCGACTTCTCGCGATACGCACCGAAGAACGCCTACGACATGCTGGTGCAGGTTCCGGGGTTTTCCATCCGCGACAATGAGGAACTGCGCGGACTGGGTCAGGCCACGGGCAATGTGCTGTTCAATGGCAAACGGCCATCTAACAAGACCGACGACATGTTCACGCAACTCTCCCGTATCCCCGCCGATACGGTCCTGCGCATCGAAATCGTCGACGGTGCCAGTCTCGAGCTTCCGGGTCTTTCCGGGCAGGTGGCGAACATCGTCTATCGCGCCGGCAATTTTTCCGGTCAATACTCGTGGCGTCCGGAATTTCGCGCGCACTACACCGACACGCTGCTGACCAGAGCGAGCGTATCCGCAAGCGGTCGCCGGGACGACTTTCAGTACGAATTGGCGCTCACCAACGATAACGGGCGGCGCAGTGGCGCAGGTGGACCTACACTCATATTTGACCGCGCGGGCACCATCGTGGAAACGCGGCGCGACATCTGGAATACGCACTACGACGAACCCAAGCTTTCAGCGAATCTCACCTGGGGCGGCGCGGACGAGCGTATCGGGCACCTCAGCGGACATTACCAACGCATTTTTGACCGCTACGATGAAGACGGGCAGCGCTTTGGCGTGATTCCACCCGATCAGCTGCGCGCCGTGCGAGAAATCAACGACAGTTGGAATTATGAGATTGGCAGTGACTATCAGTTTCCCCTTGGATCCGGATCCTTGAAGCTCATTGGACTGCGCCGGTTCGGTCGCGAGCCATTTTCCCAGGAAATAATCACCCGCTATAGCGATGCATCGCCCGCAACGGGCGATCGCTTCGCACAGACCGGCGAACTCGCGGAGACTATCGCGCGCAGCGAATATCAGTGGCATATGCTTGCAGGCGACTGGCAGCTATCGAGTGAAGCGGCGTTCAATTCGCTCGAGAACGCTGGCGCGCTTTTCAAGCTGGATCCTTCCGGCAATTTCGTCGAGTTACCCTTTGCCGACGGCTCAGGCAGCGTCAAGGAAGACCGTTACGAGACCCTGATCAGCGTCGGGCACAACATCACTCCGCATTTCCTGTTCCAATTGACCGCCGGTGCCGAGCGATCGACGATTACCCAGACCGGCATCAACGGCATCACGCGGACATTCTTCCGGCCGAAGGGCTCTGTGACGCTGGCCTGGACGCCAACGGCGGACTTTGATGCGTCGCTGAAAATAAGGCGCCGTGTGCTGCAGCTCGACTTCTATGACTTCCTGGCGCGAGCGTTCTTGAATGACAACAACAATAACGCCGGTAACAACGAATTGCGGCCACAGCAGGACTGGAGTTTCGAGGCGGAGATCAACAAGAAGTTGGGTGGGTGGGGCTCCAGCAAACTATTCCTTGTCTATCGCGCCGTCGAGGACCGTGTCGATATTGTTCCACTCGCCTCGGGCGAGGGCGTAGGCAACATCGCCAGATCGCATGGCGAGGCCATTCGGCTGACTTCGACGTTCAATCTCGATCCGATGGGTTTGAAGGGAGTGAAATTCGATACCGACATCCTCTTCCAGGGTAGCGGTCTCCGCGATCCATTCAACGGCCAAACCAGGCAATGGAGCGGTTTCAGGGACAAGTATTTCGACGTTGCACTACGCCATGACGTACCGGGCAGTAACTGGGCGTGGGGAGCGGCTGCAAGCTACGCGCACGATCAGCCTCAATATCGCAGCAACCAGGTCGATGAAGTCTGGGAAGGACCATGGTTCGCGAGTATTTACGCCGAGAACAAGAGCATGTTCGGCCTGACGGTGCGGGCAATGGTTGATAACCTGCTGGGCGCGCGCTCCAGGCGCTATCGCGTGGTCTATTCCGATCTGCGCGGACTGAGTCCCGTCGACTTCGTCGAGGACCGAAATCGCCTGATCGGTCCGATCTTTTCCCTCTCCGTGCGCGGCACGTTCTAG